GGACGCGCTGTACCGCCGCAACCCCGAGGCTCCCGAAGGACGGCTCGCCAAGATGAGATCAGCTTTGGTGAACGCCAAGGCCCTGGCCTGCCTCGCCGAGAGCCTCCAACTCGGCGAATTCATCTTGCTTGGCAAGGGAGAGTCGGCGACGGGCGGCGCCGCCAAGACGTCGATTCTCGCGGACACCATGGAGGCCGTCATGGGGGCCGTCTACATCGATCAGGGCCTGGAAGTCGCGGCCGCGATGATCCGCCGCCTAATCGACCCGATGATGGAAGAGACAGAGGCGCTTGGAGCCGCGCTGGACTGGAAGACGAGTCTGCAGGAGTTGGCGGCGCGACTCGGCCTTGGAGCTCCGGAATACGTGCTGCGGGCGGAGGGCCCAGATCACGACAAGCTCTTCTCGGCGCAGGTCCAACTCGCCGATGGTCTGCATGGCCATGGCGAGGGGCGCACGAAGAAGGACGCGGAGCAGCAGGCGGCCCGGCTGACGTTTTCCGAACTTTCTGGGGCTGGGACTTCGGGCGACGGCGATTGAGTAGCGCGCGGGGGCTTCACGTCGGCACCAGGAAGTGAGAGACTCTCCATCTGGGGTTCTGACGTTCTGTATTCCGTCGGGGACGGAGGGGATGACACATGGCCAAGGCTCTCTTCGGGCATATGGGAAGATCTGAAACTCGTCTCGCGGCGGAAATCGCGAGCCTTCGACGTCGCGTGCGTGAGCTGGAGTCGGAAGTGGCGCGGCTCAGAGCTGATGAAGTCCGGTTCGATGATCTTGAGTCAGAGCTGCGCGAAGTCGTAGTTGCCTGAGCTTCTGCTGGCGCGCCGAACGCGGCAAGCGGACACCGCGGGTTAGCCTGCTGCCGTCACCCGTGATCGGCGATGATTCCTGTCCGAGGAGTTCAGCTTGCATCTGAAGAGCCTGACGATGAAGGGCTTCAAGTCCTTCGCGCCGCCAACGACCCTGGTGCTTGAGCCCGGCGTGACGTGCGTGGTCGGGCCGAACGGTTCAGGTAAGTCGAACGTCGTCGACGCGCTGTCATGGGTAATGGGCGAGCAGGGTCCGAAGAGCCTGCGCGGCGGGAAGATGGAAGACGTCATCTTCGCCGGCACCTCTGGCAGGGCTCCGCTTGGACGTGCGGAGGTCAGCCTCACCATCGACAACTGCGACGGGGCGTTGCCGATCGACTACGCCGAAGTGACCATCTCCCGGATCATGTTCCGGTCGGGCGGGTCGGAGTACTCGATCAACGGTTCCCCGTGCCGGTTGCTGGACGTTCAGGAGTTGCTGTCCGACTCCGGAATCGGCCGCGGGATGCACGTCGTGGTGGGGCAGGGTCAACTCGACGCGATTCTTCACGCCACTGCCGAGGACCGGAGGGGCTTCATCGAGGAGGCTGCCGGCGTCATCAAGCACCGGCGCCGCAAGGATAAGGCGCTTCGCAAGCTTGACGCTTTGAACGACAAGATGAACCGCTTGG
This DNA window, taken from Candidatus Nanopelagicales bacterium, encodes the following:
- the rnc gene encoding ribonuclease III; translated protein: MSDLRYVQEASSPERVIGVGVQPGSNTSELCDRLGVNIAPEVLNEALTHRSYAYERGGLRPNERLEFLGDAVLSIVVTDALYRRNPEAPEGRLAKMRSALVNAKALACLAESLQLGEFILLGKGESATGGAAKTSILADTMEAVMGAVYIDQGLEVAAAMIRRLIDPMMEETEALGAALDWKTSLQELAARLGLGAPEYVLRAEGPDHDKLFSAQVQLADGLHGHGEGRTKKDAEQQAARLTFSELSGAGTSGDGD